In one Kiritimatiellia bacterium genomic region, the following are encoded:
- a CDS encoding polymer-forming cytoskeletal protein, giving the protein MTGKRLIVFLLSVGAGLMLIGSAGAAGFIQTNRFLLGEGETLSNDLWLSANSIEIKGRVGNDLFLLAAGQGWKERPGRDGSISLAGQFGNDVWAAGNAVSLTGVIGDHARLLAKMIVIDGAVSNSSIFIGNSVHLTSAGRLGSAAVIVGENVILEGNIDGDTVIAGKNVTLAGKFGGNMRITAGDAVVLPQTRIEGDLVYLLPNELVLDKNVVLQGQLIRETEPAPQSGRRPLFSWPSFFMQAWFFLGALGAGALTLFLFPAFTEECAVSIRHSFWKCLAVGFAAVCLAPFACFFLAISLIGLPLAAVAGAAFFILAYLSKIMVALTLGMLMLRRRPAGFKAFPAMGLGLVVLYLAAGAGLSGLIVWFLTVCLGVGGMFSVFFARHVSSLKSGEAS; this is encoded by the coding sequence ATGACCGGCAAGCGGCTTATCGTTTTTCTGCTGTCCGTCGGCGCTGGCCTGATGCTCATCGGTTCGGCCGGCGCCGCCGGCTTTATCCAGACCAATCGGTTTTTGCTCGGGGAGGGCGAAACGCTTTCCAACGACCTTTGGCTTTCGGCCAATTCCATTGAGATCAAAGGCCGGGTTGGAAACGATCTTTTCCTGCTGGCCGCCGGTCAGGGCTGGAAGGAGCGTCCCGGAAGGGACGGTTCCATTTCGCTGGCCGGTCAATTTGGGAATGACGTCTGGGCGGCCGGCAATGCCGTCAGTCTGACCGGCGTTATCGGGGATCATGCCCGTTTGCTGGCTAAAATGATTGTCATTGACGGCGCGGTTTCCAACAGTTCAATTTTTATCGGCAATTCGGTTCATCTGACCTCCGCGGGGCGGCTGGGGAGCGCAGCCGTGATAGTCGGCGAAAACGTGATCCTGGAAGGCAATATAGACGGCGATACGGTCATCGCCGGCAAAAACGTGACTTTGGCTGGCAAATTCGGCGGGAACATGCGCATCACGGCGGGCGACGCCGTTGTTCTGCCGCAAACCCGGATTGAAGGCGATCTGGTTTATCTTCTGCCCAACGAACTTGTGCTGGATAAGAACGTTGTATTGCAAGGGCAACTGATTCGCGAAACGGAGCCGGCCCCGCAAAGCGGACGCCGTCCGCTCTTTTCCTGGCCATCGTTTTTCATGCAAGCGTGGTTTTTTCTTGGTGCGCTCGGCGCGGGCGCGTTAACGCTGTTTCTTTTCCCCGCTTTTACGGAGGAATGCGCTGTTTCGATCCGGCATTCATTCTGGAAATGCCTGGCGGTCGGTTTTGCCGCGGTCTGCCTGGCGCCTTTTGCCTGTTTTTTCCTGGCCATTTCGCTCATCGGCCTTCCGCTCGCGGCTGTGGCGGGAGCGGCTTTCTTTATCCTGGCGTATTTAAGCAAAATAATGGTGGCCCTTACGCTTGGGATGTTGATGCTGCGCCGCCGGCCGGCGGGGTTTAAGGCTTTTCCGGCCATGGGCTTGGGGCTTGTTGTTTTATACCTGGCGGCGGGGGCCGGTTTGTCGGGACTAATTGTCTGGTTTCTGACGGTATGTCTCGGGGTCGGCGGAATGTTTTCCGTCTTTTTTGCCCGGCACGTTTCATCGCTTAAATCCGGAGAAGCATCCTGA